Proteins co-encoded in one candidate division KSB1 bacterium genomic window:
- a CDS encoding M23 family metallopeptidase: protein MKTRKLLVVGFLALVTWGACSAQMLHWPTDASKLLSSSFCEYRPGRFHAGIDIKTNGAVGYKVFAVRPGYVSRVVVSPYGYGRVLYQVLDTGETAVYAHLSRFMEGIEERIYAEQERRGRFSVELYFRPTEFPVEQGQTIAYTGQSGTSAPHLHFELRDRYNCPLNPLLFGLPVQDTRAPVLRRLALIPMDVASRVDNDLRPALRALRALPGSRFSLPEVPEVWGRIGLAVSCFDQADGASNRFSVYSLRLMVDGREAFRSEYQRFCYEQNREMVLDREFRLEARGYGDFQRLFRDPSNGLRFYRSPFPSAGVLLCGVEGAPGDLLLNVGQHEIVIEARDYAGNKASLEFSLLVVSPGRQQPLTSPSIAWSKLLEEADSLAEQIPGPWPEDTSESTVLFLAQGDSMRKRDEVVFFGARRGAPVRGGLIVESDFYDDFARVVVRTPQRLLQPPRLAVWYSGEKTLDLVSWAIGPQVYVTGLPIQGRHRGELCVEAEAVATTGDTLWGASCATLWPVSPERGGRVRSEDGLCEIRFEGGAVYRPLYARVEEVTILPASRVPVIGKVYRFEPSDVPLKGRGWLSISLAEQQSRPEQLAIYGVGQKGVLSFMGSQVEPRGTKVWCSIGRLGTFAVVRDSVPPVITALLPADGATLATRQPMLRVDFYDRLSGIGGEESIELRLDGERVIAEYDPPRRCAFYQPRKPLTVGPHRVSVVVTDRCGNSARAEHRFIVR, encoded by the coding sequence GTGAAAACGAGAAAGCTTCTTGTAGTTGGTTTTCTTGCACTGGTGACCTGGGGTGCGTGCTCTGCACAGATGCTCCATTGGCCTACAGACGCCAGCAAGCTGCTCTCTTCCTCGTTCTGCGAATACCGACCGGGGCGCTTTCACGCGGGCATTGACATTAAGACGAATGGCGCGGTTGGGTACAAGGTTTTCGCAGTTCGCCCTGGATATGTCTCGCGCGTGGTCGTGTCGCCCTATGGTTACGGTAGAGTTCTTTACCAGGTGCTTGACACTGGCGAAACGGCAGTGTACGCCCATCTCTCTCGCTTTATGGAAGGGATCGAGGAGCGGATCTACGCCGAGCAGGAGCGAAGGGGGCGGTTCAGCGTCGAACTCTATTTTCGTCCCACAGAGTTTCCCGTGGAGCAAGGTCAGACGATTGCTTACACCGGGCAGAGCGGTACATCGGCGCCTCATCTCCATTTTGAACTGCGGGATCGGTACAACTGCCCTTTGAATCCACTGCTCTTTGGGCTCCCGGTGCAGGATACCCGCGCGCCTGTTCTTCGCCGTCTGGCCCTCATTCCCATGGATGTGGCAAGTCGCGTGGACAACGACCTGCGCCCTGCGCTGCGTGCACTGCGAGCATTGCCTGGGAGCCGCTTCTCGCTCCCCGAAGTGCCAGAGGTATGGGGGCGTATCGGTCTGGCTGTCTCGTGCTTTGACCAAGCCGACGGGGCCTCCAATCGTTTTTCGGTCTATTCTTTGCGTTTAATGGTGGACGGGAGGGAAGCTTTCCGCAGCGAATACCAGCGTTTTTGCTATGAGCAGAATCGCGAAATGGTCTTGGACCGCGAGTTCCGCCTCGAAGCGCGGGGATATGGTGACTTTCAACGTCTATTCCGTGACCCCAGCAACGGTCTCCGGTTCTACCGCTCGCCCTTTCCCTCAGCTGGGGTCTTGCTGTGTGGTGTAGAAGGTGCTCCAGGAGACTTACTTCTCAATGTGGGCCAGCATGAGATCGTGATTGAGGCGCGCGACTATGCTGGGAACAAGGCGTCCCTTGAATTCTCACTCCTGGTCGTCTCGCCGGGAAGGCAGCAACCTCTGACCTCCCCTTCAATAGCGTGGTCCAAGCTACTTGAAGAGGCCGACTCTTTAGCCGAGCAGATCCCCGGTCCATGGCCTGAGGACACCTCTGAGTCGACCGTGCTCTTCTTGGCACAAGGTGATTCGATGAGGAAGCGCGATGAGGTTGTCTTCTTTGGTGCGAGGAGAGGCGCGCCCGTGAGGGGAGGGCTAATTGTCGAGTCCGACTTTTACGACGACTTCGCGCGGGTGGTGGTCAGGACTCCGCAACGGCTCCTGCAGCCGCCACGTCTGGCAGTGTGGTATAGCGGAGAGAAGACCCTCGACCTTGTGTCATGGGCGATCGGTCCGCAAGTGTATGTTACTGGACTACCCATCCAGGGGCGACACCGGGGGGAGCTGTGTGTCGAGGCAGAGGCAGTCGCGACTACTGGCGATACTCTCTGGGGAGCATCATGCGCGACCCTATGGCCGGTGAGCCCGGAACGAGGTGGACGGGTTCGTTCGGAAGATGGGTTGTGTGAAATTCGGTTCGAGGGCGGTGCAGTTTATCGCCCGCTCTATGCCCGAGTTGAGGAAGTGACCATATTGCCCGCTTCTCGCGTACCCGTAATCGGCAAGGTTTATCGGTTTGAACCCTCAGATGTGCCGCTAAAGGGCCGCGGATGGCTCAGCATCAGTTTGGCAGAACAGCAGTCGAGGCCCGAGCAACTGGCCATCTATGGCGTGGGGCAGAAGGGAGTCTTGTCGTTTATGGGGAGCCAGGTTGAACCCCGAGGCACAAAGGTTTGGTGTTCCATTGGGCGTCTCGGGACCTTTGCCGTGGTACGCGATTCGGTGCCTCCCGTCATTACCGCGCTGCTTCCTGCTGATGGCGCGACACTTGCCACCAGGCAGCCCATGCTGAGGGTCGATTTCTACGACCGACTCTCGGGGATAGGCGGCGAGGAGAGCATAGAGCTCCGCCTGGACGGAGAGAGGGTCATCGCCGAGTACGATCCGCCACGCCGCTGTGCCTTCTACCAACCCCGGAAGCCCCTGACGGTCGGGCCCCATCGAGTCAGCGTGGTCGTCACCGACAGGTGTGGGAACAGCGCGCGTGCTGAACACCGATTCATAGTCCGTTAG
- a CDS encoding cyclic nucleotide-binding domain-containing protein has protein sequence MARKKEPKARPGVEQLARFPIFAGLTDEQLQRVWGILELRDCPAGEVIVQEGEAGDALFLVLHGEVEVSKTLTLMVGRGNVDTRDKALDRMSAAQAPFFGEMALLDSHHQRTATVRTLTSCKLGVLRRAQCIALCEQDPKLGFLLMRNIASALATRLDKANRDILKLTTAFSLALQE, from the coding sequence GTGGCCCGTAAAAAAGAGCCCAAGGCGAGACCCGGCGTTGAGCAGCTGGCTCGTTTCCCCATTTTCGCAGGACTCACAGACGAGCAGTTGCAACGGGTCTGGGGCATTCTGGAACTGCGCGATTGCCCCGCTGGTGAGGTGATTGTGCAAGAAGGGGAGGCAGGCGACGCGCTCTTTTTGGTGCTGCACGGTGAGGTGGAGGTGTCAAAAACGCTCACCCTGATGGTCGGCCGAGGCAACGTTGATACGAGGGACAAGGCCCTGGATCGGATGTCGGCTGCGCAGGCTCCCTTTTTCGGCGAGATGGCTTTGTTGGACAGCCATCACCAACGTACGGCTACCGTGAGAACACTGACCAGCTGCAAGCTCGGTGTACTGCGTCGCGCGCAGTGCATCGCGCTTTGTGAACAGGACCCTAAGTTGGGTTTTCTGCTCATGCGCAATATCGCCTCTGCCCTGGCAACGCGATTGGACAAAGCGAACAGGGATATTCTGAAATTGACTACTGCCTTTAGCCTGGCTCTTCAAGAATGA
- a CDS encoding NAD-binding protein: MLTRRRVRHIFYGLRRRLTIKVVILVVGIALAGGVLGLLAERGRNSGLSTLEDAMWWTVVTMMTVGYGDRVPITPLGRLVGVMVMFSGVAVISLLTGGISSALVTRRLKEAKGLQRIRARNHLLICGWSRHVEELLQRLREDLIAHGRTVVLVNELQEEEVENLLFRHRDLVIKFVRGDFAEETILRRANVEAAYAAVLVPDTLSGARGSPDEHTILATLTIKALAPHVKVLAYIVDAQNEAHLRRANADRIVVGDAHGGFFLAAHVASPGVPEMLEALLAERAGMKLMRQSVPSAFVGRTFGEFARHMRQSKQTLLLGFIREEQRLKLEEVLTGDYSAIDDFIRRKLEAAGKGLGAAPRVEVNLNPPDSYVIQERDVAVTITPIQEG, translated from the coding sequence TTGCTCACCAGGCGGCGGGTCCGTCACATCTTCTACGGCTTGCGACGTCGGTTGACCATCAAGGTTGTGATTCTGGTGGTGGGCATCGCGCTGGCCGGGGGTGTGCTGGGGCTCCTGGCCGAGAGGGGGCGCAATAGCGGACTGAGCACCCTGGAAGACGCCATGTGGTGGACGGTCGTGACCATGATGACCGTAGGCTATGGCGATCGAGTTCCTATCACGCCCCTGGGCCGTTTAGTGGGCGTTATGGTGATGTTTTCCGGTGTGGCCGTGATCAGTCTGCTGACCGGGGGCATCTCGTCGGCGTTGGTGACGCGGAGACTGAAGGAGGCAAAAGGATTGCAGAGAATACGCGCTCGCAACCACCTGCTGATTTGTGGCTGGTCGCGGCATGTGGAGGAGTTGCTACAACGGCTCCGCGAGGACCTGATTGCGCATGGCCGTACCGTAGTGCTGGTCAACGAGCTGCAAGAGGAAGAGGTGGAAAACCTCTTGTTTCGTCACCGGGACCTGGTGATAAAGTTTGTGCGTGGCGACTTCGCCGAGGAAACAATCCTGCGGCGCGCAAACGTTGAGGCCGCCTACGCAGCGGTGCTTGTGCCTGATACGCTCAGCGGCGCACGCGGGTCGCCAGACGAGCATACCATCCTGGCTACTCTCACCATCAAGGCGCTGGCTCCCCACGTCAAGGTGCTGGCTTACATTGTCGATGCACAGAATGAAGCGCATCTGCGGCGAGCCAATGCAGACCGCATTGTAGTGGGCGACGCCCACGGGGGCTTCTTTCTGGCTGCGCACGTGGCTTCTCCTGGAGTGCCCGAGATGCTTGAGGCCCTCCTGGCCGAACGCGCCGGCATGAAGCTCATGCGCCAGAGTGTGCCTAGCGCCTTCGTAGGCAGAACCTTTGGGGAGTTTGCTCGCCACATGCGGCAGAGCAAGCAGACTCTACTCTTGGGCTTTATCCGCGAGGAGCAACGCCTGAAGCTGGAGGAGGTGCTCACCGGTGACTATTCAGCCATTGACGATTTCATCCGCCGAAAGCTTGAAGCCGCTGGCAAAGGGCTTGGTGCAGCGCCACGAGTAGAAGTCAACCTGAATCCGCCGGATTCCTACGTCATTCAAGAACGGGACGTCGCGGTCACTATCACGCCGATCCAGGAGGGGTAA
- a CDS encoding DUF4139 domain-containing protein produces MRLGCLVLAIAALGQAGAVLPQQKLGTAVTVYNDNRALVRETRSLTLDKGTQEFSFVDVASQIDPTSVHFKSLTAPDAVEILEQNFQYDLVGTQRLLLKYVGQEIAVTTRDGRSFTGRLLSASQDAILQRTTGQVDVVSSAAIETISFPSLPTGLILKPTLVWLIENKKPGAHKVELSYLTEGMSWHAEYVGVSKQNDSLLELAGWVSIENTSGATYENATLKLVAGEVHRAERMPGELAMPEAAMTLALAKDRHFREEEFFEYHLYTLPRKTTIRDRETKQLALFPPATTPCKRLYLFDPRLGDKVRVSLEFVNSAQQGLGLPLPKGKVRVYKEAGDQALEFIGEDWIDHTPKDEIVRIYMGNAFDVVVERKQMATRKLGEKSREDTWQVSIRNHKKEGVTVTVVEHVWGEWEVRKSTHPPRRKDARTVEFDVATGAEGEAVLEYTILLRW; encoded by the coding sequence ATGAGGCTTGGATGCCTTGTGTTAGCTATTGCTGCCCTGGGGCAGGCAGGTGCGGTACTCCCGCAGCAGAAGTTGGGCACGGCGGTCACCGTGTATAACGACAATCGCGCTCTGGTGCGTGAGACGCGTTCCCTGACACTGGATAAGGGCACGCAGGAGTTCAGCTTTGTCGATGTGGCCTCGCAGATTGATCCAACTTCGGTCCACTTCAAGTCGCTCACTGCTCCTGATGCCGTGGAGATTCTCGAACAAAACTTCCAGTATGACCTGGTCGGCACGCAGCGTCTTCTGCTCAAATATGTGGGCCAGGAAATCGCCGTCACCACGCGGGACGGCCGTTCCTTTACGGGGCGCCTTCTCAGTGCTTCCCAGGATGCGATTCTCCAGCGCACAACCGGTCAAGTGGACGTGGTCTCCAGTGCGGCCATCGAGACCATCAGCTTCCCCTCCTTGCCGACAGGGCTGATCTTGAAGCCCACCCTGGTGTGGTTGATCGAGAACAAGAAGCCCGGTGCGCACAAAGTGGAGCTCAGCTACCTCACCGAGGGCATGAGCTGGCACGCCGAATACGTAGGCGTAAGCAAGCAGAATGATTCATTGCTCGAACTGGCGGGGTGGGTGTCCATTGAGAACACCAGCGGTGCCACCTATGAGAATGCAACGTTGAAGCTGGTAGCAGGGGAGGTGCACCGCGCAGAACGCATGCCAGGGGAGCTCGCCATGCCCGAGGCCGCGATGACCCTCGCATTGGCAAAGGACAGGCATTTCCGCGAAGAGGAATTCTTTGAATACCACCTGTACACGCTTCCGCGCAAGACCACTATCCGCGACCGCGAGACTAAGCAGCTCGCCCTCTTTCCGCCCGCTACCACACCGTGCAAGAGGCTCTATCTTTTCGACCCTCGTTTGGGCGACAAAGTGCGGGTGAGTCTCGAGTTCGTCAACAGCGCCCAACAGGGATTGGGCTTGCCCTTGCCTAAGGGAAAGGTCCGTGTGTACAAGGAGGCGGGTGATCAGGCGCTGGAGTTCATTGGCGAGGACTGGATCGACCATACTCCCAAAGATGAGATAGTGCGCATCTACATGGGGAATGCTTTTGACGTCGTTGTAGAGCGCAAACAGATGGCCACCCGCAAGTTGGGTGAGAAGAGTCGCGAGGACACCTGGCAGGTCTCCATCCGCAACCACAAGAAAGAGGGGGTCACAGTGACGGTCGTCGAGCACGTATGGGGCGAGTGGGAAGTGCGCAAAAGCACCCACCCTCCACGGAGGAAAGACGCGCGCACCGTCGAGTTCGACGTAGCGACAGGCGCAGAGGGGGAGGCGGTACTCGAGTACACGATCCTGCTCCGCTGGTGA
- a CDS encoding valine--tRNA ligase → MTSQELSKVYDPKKVESKWYRFWEQHRLFHANADSPKKPYVIMIPPPNVTGMLTLGHVINNTIQDILIRWKRMEGFECLWLPGTDHAGIATQNKVEEMLAKEGLTRFDLGRERFLARVWEWKEKYGGIILEQLRRLGASCDWERERFTMDEGLSAAVREVFVRLYEKGLVYRDRALINWCPRCKTALSDEESPGKEVPGKLWAIAYPLADGDGEIVVATTRPETMLGDTAVAVHPADPRYEKLVGRQAILPLLGRRIPIIADEHADPEKGSGAVKITPAHDFDDFEVGLRHNLPQVVVIDEDGKMTAEAGPYKGLDRMEARARVLRDLEQQGLLRGVQEQITPIPHCYRCDTVVEPALSTQWFVRMKPLAEPAIRAVKEGKIRFHPAQLEETYFRWMENVRDWCISRQIWWGHRIPVWYCEHEHVVVSRAEPRVCPECGSTALRQDDDVLDTWFSSWLWPFSTLGWPERTRDLEVFFPGSTLVTAPDIIFFWVARMIMASLEFMGDIPFRDVYFHSVVRDPLGRKMSKSLGNSPDPLWLIDGATPQEMAEFAKKNPSYAKGVPAYGADALRMSMVYLTPVAGGIRFDHTLVEFGQKFANKLWNAARFVLMNLRPGEQPLLLEEIAAHELALADRWILSRLRAAVESVRNALEEFRFNDATHLLHRFVWGEYCDWYLEFSKEHLDEATEPRRRQVTLSVAVAVLERILRLAHPFMPFITEEIWQALPERSKRAQGVPSIMVQAYPKPEEAAADVQAEEEIALVQEVINAVRNIRGEMRVPPQAQVQLVIEGADARQQALLRDSLHYLQRLARVVELRFGGARPRAAAGAVVANMSLFVPLEGVIDIELEKSRLRKEIDRVEGQLQALNDRLSNRDFLARAGEEVITRERQKKSDFEQRLARLQLCLSNLG, encoded by the coding sequence ATGACTAGTCAGGAACTGAGCAAGGTCTATGATCCGAAGAAGGTCGAGAGCAAGTGGTACCGATTCTGGGAGCAGCATCGCTTGTTCCACGCCAATGCTGACTCGCCCAAGAAGCCCTATGTGATCATGATCCCGCCGCCCAATGTGACCGGGATGTTGACCCTTGGTCACGTGATCAACAACACAATTCAGGACATCCTGATCCGTTGGAAGCGGATGGAGGGATTTGAGTGTTTGTGGTTGCCAGGGACGGATCACGCCGGCATTGCCACGCAGAACAAAGTTGAGGAGATGCTGGCTAAGGAGGGTTTGACCCGCTTTGACCTTGGGCGGGAGCGCTTTCTTGCCCGCGTGTGGGAATGGAAGGAAAAGTACGGCGGGATCATTCTGGAGCAACTTCGGCGGTTGGGCGCCTCCTGCGACTGGGAGCGGGAGCGTTTCACTATGGACGAGGGGCTCAGTGCCGCGGTGCGAGAGGTCTTTGTGCGGCTCTATGAGAAAGGCCTTGTCTACCGCGACCGCGCCCTGATTAACTGGTGCCCACGCTGCAAGACGGCCCTGTCTGACGAAGAGTCCCCTGGCAAGGAGGTCCCCGGCAAGCTCTGGGCGATTGCGTATCCTCTTGCAGACGGTGATGGGGAGATAGTGGTGGCCACCACCCGTCCGGAAACCATGCTCGGCGATACGGCAGTTGCGGTCCATCCGGCGGACCCCCGCTATGAAAAGCTGGTAGGCCGCCAGGCGATTCTGCCGCTGCTGGGGCGTCGGATCCCGATCATCGCCGATGAGCACGCCGACCCCGAGAAGGGGAGTGGGGCCGTCAAGATCACGCCGGCCCACGATTTCGACGACTTTGAGGTGGGGCTGCGGCACAATCTGCCTCAGGTGGTGGTCATTGATGAAGACGGCAAGATGACCGCAGAGGCAGGCCCTTACAAGGGCTTGGACCGCATGGAGGCGCGGGCGCGCGTCCTTCGCGACTTGGAGCAGCAGGGCCTGTTGCGCGGTGTACAGGAGCAGATTACCCCGATTCCTCACTGCTATCGCTGCGATACTGTGGTGGAACCGGCTCTGTCCACGCAATGGTTTGTGCGCATGAAACCGCTGGCTGAGCCTGCCATACGCGCGGTGAAGGAGGGCAAGATCCGTTTCCACCCCGCCCAGCTGGAGGAGACTTACTTTCGCTGGATGGAGAACGTGCGAGACTGGTGCATTAGCCGCCAAATATGGTGGGGGCACCGCATTCCCGTCTGGTACTGTGAACACGAGCATGTGGTGGTGAGCAGGGCTGAACCACGTGTTTGTCCGGAATGCGGCAGTACGGCATTGCGCCAGGATGATGACGTGCTGGACACCTGGTTCTCGTCCTGGCTCTGGCCTTTCAGCACCCTGGGGTGGCCGGAGCGCACGCGCGACCTGGAGGTGTTCTTTCCAGGAAGCACGCTGGTCACTGCCCCGGACATCATCTTCTTCTGGGTGGCGCGGATGATCATGGCATCCCTTGAGTTCATGGGCGATATTCCGTTCCGCGACGTCTACTTCCATAGCGTCGTGCGGGACCCACTGGGCAGAAAGATGTCCAAGTCGCTTGGCAACTCTCCAGACCCGCTGTGGCTCATTGATGGTGCAACCCCTCAGGAGATGGCCGAGTTTGCGAAAAAGAACCCGTCCTACGCTAAGGGCGTGCCGGCATACGGAGCCGACGCCTTGCGCATGTCGATGGTCTACCTGACCCCAGTCGCGGGCGGGATTAGGTTCGACCATACGTTGGTGGAGTTTGGGCAAAAGTTCGCCAACAAACTATGGAACGCAGCGCGCTTTGTGCTGATGAACCTCCGGCCGGGTGAACAGCCCTTGTTGCTGGAGGAGATTGCTGCCCACGAGCTAGCGCTGGCAGATCGCTGGATTCTGAGTAGGCTTCGCGCCGCCGTGGAGAGCGTGCGTAACGCCCTGGAGGAGTTCCGCTTCAACGACGCCACCCACCTTTTGCACCGTTTTGTCTGGGGAGAATACTGCGATTGGTACCTGGAGTTTAGCAAGGAACACCTGGACGAGGCTACCGAGCCGAGACGTCGGCAGGTGACGCTTTCGGTAGCAGTGGCAGTGTTGGAGCGCATCCTGCGCTTGGCCCACCCCTTTATGCCTTTTATTACCGAGGAGATTTGGCAGGCCCTGCCCGAGCGCTCCAAGCGCGCCCAGGGGGTGCCTAGCATTATGGTGCAAGCTTACCCCAAGCCTGAGGAGGCGGCAGCCGATGTGCAGGCGGAGGAGGAAATCGCGTTGGTGCAAGAGGTCATCAACGCCGTGCGCAATATTCGCGGCGAAATGCGCGTGCCACCTCAGGCGCAGGTGCAGTTGGTCATAGAAGGGGCTGATGCGCGACAGCAGGCCCTCTTGCGGGACAGCTTGCACTATCTTCAGCGACTGGCGCGCGTGGTAGAGTTGCGCTTTGGCGGTGCACGTCCCCGGGCCGCAGCAGGTGCTGTTGTCGCTAACATGTCCCTCTTTGTGCCGCTGGAAGGAGTCATTGACATTGAGCTGGAAAAGTCCCGGCTGCGCAAGGAGATTGATCGGGTAGAAGGGCAACTGCAAGCGCTCAACGACAGGCTTAGCAACAGGGATTTCTTGGCCCGGGCGGGGGAAGAGGTGATCACACGCGAGCGGCAAAAGAAGAGCGATTTTGAGCAGCGACTGGCGCGCCTGCAGCTGTGCCTGAGCAACCTGGGGTAG